A stretch of Imperialibacter roseus DNA encodes these proteins:
- a CDS encoding HNH endonuclease family protein, whose amino-acid sequence MIYIDINKLAPSKEWLDKSQVLLDELIGNRDDKTERDKIIDRDSSQKHWKALKEELKKLSYGKCWYSEAREIYSYYHVDHFRPKKRAIDDTSGVKVERDGYWWFTFDYKNYRISGSVGNTSKLDHFAVKAYCSTCPEDDCENEVIYFLDPTKKSDPKKLIVNEDGEMKPANTVDTNWDHIRAKYTIEKLDLNFPDLKSARHIKWKKCNTLIQEVDILDKDYQSAPSPKKEERLENKLEEIRKLIAPCEELSATVRACLRASRRDWALALLEESIEVDSICADFIIPAEKEAEPDNAQN is encoded by the coding sequence ATGATTTATATTGACATAAACAAATTAGCGCCATCAAAAGAGTGGCTTGATAAATCTCAAGTGCTTCTCGATGAACTAATAGGCAATAGAGACGATAAGACTGAACGAGACAAGATAATTGACAGGGATTCAAGTCAAAAACATTGGAAGGCTTTAAAAGAAGAGCTTAAGAAGCTATCTTATGGGAAGTGTTGGTACTCTGAAGCCAGAGAGATTTATTCCTATTATCATGTAGACCATTTTCGTCCCAAGAAGAGGGCAATAGACGATACATCTGGTGTCAAAGTTGAACGAGATGGTTATTGGTGGTTTACTTTCGATTATAAAAATTACAGAATTTCAGGTAGTGTAGGCAACACTTCAAAGTTGGATCACTTTGCTGTAAAAGCTTATTGTTCAACGTGTCCTGAAGATGATTGTGAAAATGAGGTGATTTATTTTTTGGATCCCACGAAAAAAAGTGACCCTAAAAAATTAATAGTTAATGAAGATGGGGAAATGAAACCTGCTAACACTGTCGATACTAATTGGGATCATATTCGAGCAAAATACACCATTGAAAAACTAGACTTAAACTTCCCGGATTTAAAAAGTGCAAGGCACATCAAATGGAAAAAATGTAACACCTTGATTCAGGAAGTTGATATTCTTGATAAAGATTACCAATCAGCACCTTCACCAAAGAAAGAAGAGAGATTAGAAAATAAACTAGAGGAAATAAGAAAACTCATTGCTCCATGCGAAGAGCTTTCTGCAACCGTAAGAGCTTGCCTTCGGGCATCTAGACGAGATTGGGCACTTGCATTATTAGAAGAATCAATAGAGGTAGATAGTATCTGTGCTGATTTTATTATTCCAGCAGAAAAGGAAGCTGAACCTGATAATGCCCAAAACTAG
- a CDS encoding ATP-binding protein, which translates to MRIDKVHIKTRFKNLEDFQIDIDENAWETVLLGLNATGKSNFLEALVIIFRDLDLIYNHNRKAQQPFDYYIKYECRGNAIEITFEKGKYAFVVNGKTETTAVTKNIEHYLPKHVFIYYSGISDRLADLYIPHQKIYYEQIIKAGAKIEEFDTIRRIFLAQNIHANFALIAFYLFKEEQGDETIRFLQEELKITDFGSALFMLKEPDWAKSRADKNAHLWGADGLVEKFVNDLLLFSYAPIQHKARVEVSYKKNETQDRLYLYLRDKSTFLDLAEDKYKNKIVLFNALESIHISDMLHDVKIKVQKEGVDGELSMSELSEGEKQLLTVLGLLKFTKDEESLILLDEPDTHLNPMWKWKFLDYLDRVVKRKENTQIIFCSHDPLVIGNMVKSQVQLFKVDPETKKTKTESPKADPKGMGVAGILTSDLFDLPTTLDSDTQQLLDERNELLFLESENQLNDQQEQRLKELYEVLNSAGFSQIFKDPLYSEFVIAYQKYLRNKKESLLGGNNEIKSKALEIVNKMMKKKS; encoded by the coding sequence ACGGTTCAAAAACCTGGAAGATTTTCAGATTGATATTGATGAAAATGCCTGGGAAACCGTGTTACTGGGTCTCAATGCTACCGGTAAATCCAATTTCCTTGAGGCCTTGGTTATTATTTTTCGTGATTTGGATTTGATCTATAATCACAATAGAAAGGCACAGCAACCTTTCGACTATTACATCAAATATGAGTGCCGCGGCAATGCCATTGAAATCACCTTTGAAAAAGGTAAATATGCCTTTGTGGTAAATGGAAAAACCGAAACAACTGCGGTTACAAAAAACATAGAGCATTATTTACCCAAACACGTTTTTATCTACTATTCAGGGATAAGCGATCGCCTTGCTGATTTATACATTCCGCACCAAAAGATTTATTATGAACAAATAATAAAGGCTGGGGCAAAAATTGAAGAATTTGATACAATTCGAAGAATATTTCTTGCTCAGAATATTCATGCGAATTTTGCCCTTATTGCTTTTTATCTGTTCAAGGAAGAACAAGGTGATGAAACGATTAGATTTCTTCAAGAGGAATTAAAAATTACTGATTTTGGCTCAGCATTGTTTATGCTAAAAGAACCAGATTGGGCAAAAAGCAGGGCTGATAAAAATGCACATTTATGGGGTGCCGATGGTTTGGTTGAAAAATTCGTTAACGATCTGCTGCTATTTTCCTATGCCCCAATTCAGCATAAGGCTCGTGTTGAAGTTTCCTACAAAAAGAACGAGACTCAAGATAGGTTGTATCTGTACCTAAGAGATAAATCTACCTTCCTAGATTTAGCAGAGGATAAGTACAAGAACAAAATTGTTTTATTCAATGCATTGGAGAGTATTCACATTTCCGATATGCTTCATGATGTAAAAATCAAGGTTCAGAAAGAAGGCGTGGATGGTGAGTTGTCTATGTCTGAACTAAGTGAAGGTGAAAAACAATTGCTTACAGTTTTGGGCTTACTAAAGTTCACAAAAGATGAGGAATCCTTAATCCTCTTAGATGAACCCGACACCCACTTGAACCCCATGTGGAAATGGAAGTTCTTGGATTATCTGGATCGAGTGGTGAAAAGAAAGGAAAACACACAGATTATTTTCTGTTCACATGATCCTTTGGTGATTGGAAATATGGTAAAGTCACAGGTTCAACTATTTAAAGTTGATCCTGAAACAAAAAAGACTAAAACAGAAAGTCCAAAAGCCGACCCCAAAGGAATGGGTGTGGCCGGAATATTGACTAGTGATTTGTTTGACTTACCTACTACACTTGACTCTGATACACAACAGTTATTAGATGAAAGAAATGAGCTTTTATTTCTTGAAAGTGAAAACCAGTTGAATGATCAACAAGAGCAAAGGCTAAAAGAATTATATGAAGTATTGAACAGTGCTGGATTTTCTCAAATATTCAAGGATCCACTTTATTCTGAATTTGTCATTGCCTACCAAAAATATCTACGTAACAAAAAGGAATCATTGTTGGGTGGCAATAACGAGATTAAGAGCAAAGCTCTAGAAATAGTTAATAAAATGATGAAGAAGAAATCATGA